A genome region from Calditerricola satsumensis includes the following:
- a CDS encoding MFS transporter has translation METWQRNLYILMAAQGLVMAAMSMVVPFLPLYLYDLGMTDAAQVQRWAGLIFGINFLSAFVMAPIWGGLADRYGRKIMILRSGYGMAVITALIAFATSPVHLLLLRFLNGTISGFVPASVALTATNTPREHVGYALGMLQAGGIAGSILGPFFGGVLAEWIGIRHVFWLTGLLLALATTVVHLYVKEIAKPDPKENGASFRARAAVILHTPTLLLLFGTALVVQFALMGPSPQMPLFVKELGAPGGYVSFFAGLVIAAAGAANLLSSPVLGRWSDRYGAHRVLIGASLAAALLTLPLAFVTNVWQLLVFRFLLGLAAGGLLPALHALVRKHAPAGMESTAFGYQTSAINLGNLLGPLSGGVLAGWIGFRGLFLVTASLLLGNALLLWAASRNMAAAQSNVAPQKEGRS, from the coding sequence ATGGAAACCTGGCAACGAAACCTGTACATCCTGATGGCGGCCCAAGGGCTGGTGATGGCCGCCATGTCCATGGTCGTGCCCTTCCTTCCCCTCTACTTGTACGACCTGGGCATGACCGACGCGGCGCAGGTTCAGCGGTGGGCCGGCCTCATTTTCGGGATCAACTTTTTGTCTGCCTTTGTCATGGCCCCCATCTGGGGCGGCTTGGCCGACCGCTACGGGCGCAAAATCATGATCCTCCGCTCGGGTTACGGCATGGCGGTCATCACGGCGCTCATCGCCTTTGCCACCAGTCCCGTGCACCTTTTGCTGCTCCGCTTTCTCAACGGGACCATATCCGGCTTCGTTCCCGCCTCGGTGGCCCTGACCGCCACCAACACGCCGCGGGAGCACGTCGGGTACGCCCTCGGCATGCTGCAGGCCGGGGGCATCGCCGGATCCATCTTGGGACCCTTCTTCGGCGGCGTGTTGGCCGAATGGATCGGCATCCGCCACGTGTTCTGGCTCACCGGCCTCCTGCTCGCCCTGGCGACGACGGTGGTCCACCTGTACGTCAAGGAAATCGCCAAGCCCGATCCCAAGGAGAACGGGGCGAGCTTTCGCGCCCGCGCGGCGGTCATCTTGCACACCCCCACCCTGCTCCTCTTGTTCGGGACGGCCCTGGTGGTGCAGTTTGCCCTGATGGGGCCCTCCCCGCAGATGCCCCTGTTCGTCAAGGAGCTCGGCGCGCCGGGCGGATACGTCAGCTTCTTCGCCGGCTTGGTCATCGCCGCGGCCGGGGCGGCCAACCTGCTTTCGTCGCCCGTGCTGGGCCGGTGGTCCGACCGCTACGGCGCCCATCGCGTCCTCATCGGCGCGTCGCTGGCCGCCGCGCTCCTGACGCTGCCGCTGGCCTTCGTCACCAACGTGTGGCAGCTCCTCGTGTTCCGCTTTCTGCTCGGCCTCGCGGCGGGGGGGCTACTGCCCGCGCTGCACGCGCTGGTGCGAAAACACGCCCCGGCCGGCATGGAGAGCACCGCCTTCGGCTACCAAACGAGCGCCATCAACCTGGGCAACCTGCTCGGTCCCTTGAGCGGCGGGGTGCTCGCCGGATGGATCGGCTTCCGCGGGCTGTTTCTCGTCACCGCTTCGCTGCTCCTCGGCAACGCCCTGCTCCTGTGGGCCGCAAGCCGGAACATGGCCGCCGCGCAATCCAACGTCGCACCGCAGAAGGAGGGCCGCTCATGA
- the selB gene encoding selenocysteine-specific translation elongation factor yields the protein MSAPYWLVGVAGHIDHGKTTLTKALTGIDTDRLKEEKERQISIEPGYAHLTLPSGKRIGFVDVPGHERFIRQMVAGVAGIDVALLVVAADEGVMPQTREHLAILELLGIRRGLIALTKTDLVDADMLALAREDVAAAVAETFLADAPIVPVSAATGAGLDALLAALDAVLDAPPNRPLHGPARLPVDRAFARKGFGTVVTGTLFQGTVRPGDELVVLPQGRRVRVRGIHVHGEPQEAAVAGQRTALNLAGIEAAEVRRGDVVATPGAFEPTERLDVVLRLLPDAAPLKQRGPIRLFVGTADVMGRVVFFDRNAARPGDEVLCQLVLDEPVVTARGDRFILRRPSPPLTLGGGEVLDPHAPKHRFGPATVALLERKRQGDPAQQLVWLLDEAGALPAREAASRLNLPLDMLQSHAARLAADGQVHVLAVSSQRGDALLVSAAAWAQWTARAQDELARHHRERSLLAGMAKAALHSRVLPDVDAKAWDALCAAWEEEGWLRKGGDLVALASFAPHVPERLKPLVDGLLAEWEQAGLHAPDWRALCQAHHLAERDAEDLRTYLLASGQAQPLDDDRIVPSAAVQNALRALWNATGKEGRFTIQKARDVLGLSRKTLIPLLELADRLGYTRREEAVRVWVKEPG from the coding sequence ATGAGTGCACCCTACTGGCTTGTCGGCGTCGCCGGCCACATCGACCACGGCAAGACGACGCTGACGAAAGCCTTGACCGGCATCGACACCGACCGGCTCAAAGAGGAAAAGGAGCGCCAGATCTCGATCGAACCGGGCTACGCCCACCTCACCCTGCCCAGCGGCAAGCGGATCGGCTTTGTCGACGTGCCGGGGCACGAGCGGTTCATCCGCCAGATGGTCGCCGGCGTGGCCGGCATCGACGTTGCCCTTCTCGTCGTCGCCGCCGACGAGGGGGTCATGCCGCAGACGCGCGAACACCTGGCCATCCTCGAGCTGCTCGGCATTCGGCGCGGCCTCATCGCCCTCACCAAAACCGACCTTGTCGACGCGGACATGCTCGCCCTCGCCCGCGAAGACGTCGCCGCCGCCGTGGCGGAAACCTTTCTCGCCGACGCGCCGATCGTGCCGGTCAGCGCCGCGACCGGGGCGGGGCTCGACGCCCTCCTCGCCGCCCTCGACGCCGTTTTGGACGCGCCGCCGAACCGCCCGCTGCACGGTCCGGCGCGCCTCCCCGTCGACCGCGCCTTTGCGCGCAAGGGGTTCGGCACCGTCGTCACGGGGACGCTCTTCCAGGGCACCGTGCGCCCCGGCGACGAACTGGTCGTGCTGCCGCAGGGCCGGCGCGTGCGCGTGCGGGGCATTCACGTCCACGGTGAACCACAAGAAGCTGCCGTTGCCGGCCAGCGCACGGCCCTTAACCTGGCGGGCATCGAGGCGGCCGAGGTGCGCCGCGGCGATGTCGTCGCCACGCCGGGGGCGTTTGAGCCCACCGAACGCCTCGACGTGGTCCTGCGCCTCCTTCCTGACGCCGCGCCGCTCAAGCAGCGCGGCCCCATCCGCCTGTTCGTGGGGACGGCCGACGTCATGGGACGGGTCGTCTTTTTCGACCGCAACGCGGCCCGGCCCGGCGACGAGGTGCTCTGCCAGCTCGTGCTGGACGAGCCGGTGGTGACGGCCCGCGGCGACCGGTTCATCCTGCGTCGCCCCTCCCCGCCGCTCACCCTCGGCGGTGGAGAGGTCCTCGATCCGCACGCGCCCAAACACCGCTTCGGCCCGGCCACGGTCGCCTTGCTGGAGAGAAAGCGGCAGGGCGACCCGGCCCAGCAGCTGGTGTGGCTCCTTGACGAAGCGGGAGCCCTTCCGGCGCGGGAGGCGGCCAGCCGGCTCAACCTCCCTCTCGACATGCTGCAAAGCCATGCCGCGCGCCTCGCCGCCGACGGGCAGGTGCACGTGCTGGCCGTATCGAGCCAGCGGGGCGATGCGCTGCTCGTTTCCGCAGCGGCGTGGGCCCAGTGGACAGCGCGGGCTCAGGACGAGCTGGCGCGGCATCACCGCGAGCGATCCCTCCTTGCCGGCATGGCCAAGGCGGCCCTGCACTCGCGCGTGCTGCCGGATGTGGACGCGAAGGCGTGGGATGCGCTGTGCGCGGCATGGGAAGAGGAGGGCTGGCTGCGCAAGGGCGGCGACCTCGTCGCCCTGGCCTCCTTTGCGCCGCACGTGCCCGAGCGGCTCAAGCCGCTTGTCGACGGCCTGCTGGCGGAATGGGAGCAGGCCGGTCTCCATGCGCCCGACTGGCGCGCGCTGTGCCAGGCCCATCACCTGGCCGAGCGCGACGCCGAGGACCTGCGCACCTACCTCCTGGCATCCGGACAAGCCCAGCCATTGGACGACGACCGCATCGTCCCGTCGGCGGCAGTGCAGAACGCCCTGCGCGCGCTGTGGAACGCCACCGGCAAAGAAGGGCGGTTTACCATTCAGAAGGCGCGCGACGTCCTCGGCCTGTCCCGCAAAACCCTCATCCCGCTCCTCGAGCTGGCCGACCGGCTTGGCTACACGCGCCGGGAAGAGGCGGTACGGGTGTGGGTGAAGGAGCCGGGATAA
- a CDS encoding glycoside hydrolase family 18 protein — translation MLIHVVQRGESVWQIAQRYRVSPDAIVRANQLPNPDRLVIGQALVIPVPDRHVVQPGESLWSIAQRYGITVEALARANRIADPARIFPGQVLVIPERPKPTIEVNAFLEIMGTRGQQIVREVGAALTYLSPFSYQVRADGSLNPLPDEAVLATAQEQRVAPLMVITNFADGRFRSDIARAVFTDPAAQERLLAGVLNTMRAKGYRGLIINFEYVYPEDRQRYNQFLRRVTERLRPEGYLVSSALAPKTRADQPGLLYEAHDYPAHGALLDFVILMTYEWGWSGGPPMAVAPVDQVRRVLDYAVTAIPRGKILMGMPLYGYDWTLPYVRGGPFAQSISPQEAIQRAARYGATIQYDPQAQAPFFRYVDAQGRRHEVWFEDARSVQAKFNLVKAYRLRGISYWVLGHAFPQNWLLLLDNFRVQKR, via the coding sequence GTGCTCATTCACGTTGTGCAGCGAGGGGAAAGCGTTTGGCAGATCGCGCAGCGCTACCGGGTCAGCCCCGACGCCATCGTCCGGGCCAACCAGCTCCCCAATCCCGACCGGCTCGTCATTGGCCAAGCGCTGGTCATTCCGGTCCCCGACCGCCATGTGGTGCAGCCAGGGGAAAGCCTGTGGAGCATCGCCCAGCGGTATGGCATAACCGTCGAGGCCCTCGCCAGAGCCAACCGCATTGCCGATCCGGCGCGCATCTTCCCCGGGCAAGTCCTCGTCATCCCGGAGCGGCCAAAGCCAACCATCGAGGTCAACGCCTTCTTGGAAATCATGGGCACCAGGGGGCAGCAAATCGTTCGCGAAGTGGGCGCAGCGCTCACCTACCTCAGCCCGTTCAGCTACCAGGTGCGGGCCGACGGGAGCCTGAATCCCCTGCCCGATGAGGCGGTGCTCGCGACGGCGCAAGAGCAGCGCGTCGCCCCGCTGATGGTCATCACCAACTTTGCGGACGGGCGGTTTCGCTCCGACATTGCCCGCGCCGTCTTCACCGACCCCGCGGCGCAAGAACGCCTGCTGGCCGGCGTCCTCAACACGATGCGCGCAAAAGGGTACCGCGGGCTGATCATCAACTTCGAATACGTGTATCCCGAAGACCGCCAGCGGTACAACCAATTCCTCCGCCGGGTGACGGAGCGGCTGCGGCCCGAGGGGTACCTCGTCTCCAGCGCGCTGGCCCCCAAGACGCGCGCCGACCAGCCCGGCCTCTTGTATGAAGCCCACGACTACCCCGCCCACGGCGCCCTGTTGGATTTCGTGATCCTGATGACGTACGAATGGGGCTGGTCGGGCGGACCGCCCATGGCGGTGGCGCCGGTCGACCAAGTGCGCAGGGTGCTCGATTACGCCGTCACGGCGATTCCCCGCGGCAAGATCCTGATGGGCATGCCGCTTTACGGCTACGACTGGACCCTGCCCTACGTGCGGGGAGGTCCCTTTGCGCAGAGCATCAGTCCGCAGGAGGCGATTCAGCGCGCCGCGCGCTACGGCGCCACCATTCAGTACGATCCGCAAGCACAGGCGCCCTTTTTCCGCTACGTCGACGCACAAGGCCGCCGGCACGAAGTCTGGTTTGAAGACGCGCGCAGCGTGCAGGCCAAATTCAACCTGGTCAAGGCGTACCGACTGCGCGGCATCAGCTATTGGGTGCTGGGGCATGCCTTTCCGCAAAATTGGTTGCTCCTGTTGGACAATTTTCGGGTCCAGAAACGGTGA